The Niabella beijingensis genomic interval TAAAAAACTTAAAATGAGGCATCTAAGAAAGAGAACATATAAGTAAAATCCGGAATTCTGTTAAAAAAGACCCGCGCAGCCAAAAACCGTACAACGGGAAGAATCCTTTATCTTTCAATCATCAAATCTCAATAACATGAAAAAGCGCTTTTTTTTGATCCCCGGAATGGCACTCCTGTTAATGGCGCTGGCACCGCAACCTCAAAACCCGTTACTGGGCATCTGGGAGCTTCAGATGGAGGGGGCATCTACAGGACTGCTGAAGCAGTTTAATGCGGATGGCACCACAATAAACATTGGTCTCGGGGATGAGGGCTTTGGAATCTCGCTGGAGGGGACCTATGAACTGCGTCCATCCGGAAGGTATGTGGAAAAGACGATCCGCTCTTCTTTCGGCGAACAGAATGGTACGCAAAAGCTGGTACAATACCGGCTTGCCGGCGACAGCCTCCTGCATCTTTCGTATAAGGTTGAGGGGAAGTCCTTCACCGAGGAATATAAAAAACTGAAGCTGATTGGCGGTCAGTGATTGAAACCAGACAGAAAAGCCGAATAAAAGGCAGGGTCTTTTATTCGGCTTTTAATGATCCGTCTTTGCGCGGCTGTTATCAGATTACAATATTCACCATCTTGTTTTTTACATAGATGATCTTTTTGGGTGTCTTACCCTCCACCCATTTTTGTACGGTTTCGTTTCCCAGCACCAGCTGTTCCACTTCCTGCTGTGAGGCCTCCAGTGAAAGGATCATGGTAGTACGCATTTTCCCGTTGATGGAAATGGGATATTCCTTATCGGATTCCCGGATGTATTTTTCTTCAAATACGGGAAAGGCGGCGTCCAGGATGCTGGAACGGTTGCCCAGTGCCTGCCACAGCTCTTCTGCAACATGCGGCGCATAAGAGGAAAGCATGATCAGCATGGGTTCCAGTACCTGTTTTTTATGGCATTTCAGGTCTGTCAGCTCGTTCACGAGGATCATAAAGGCGCTTACACCGGTATTAAAACTAAAACGTTCATTGTCGTCCTCTATTTTCTTTATGCTTTTGTGCAATGCTTTCAGTTCGGCGGCGGTGGGTGCTTCATCTGTCCAAACAGCGGCAAAGCTGCCGTCGGCCTGCTCTTTATAGAAAAGCCGCCATAATTTTTTAAGAAAACGGTGCACCCCTTCAATGCCTTTGGTATCCCAGGGTTTGCTCATTTCCACCGGCCCCAGGAACATTTCGTACATACGGAAGGTATCGGCCCCGTATTTTACCACCAGGTCATCCGGGTTCACGGTATTGAACTTGGTTTTGGACATTTTTTCGGTCTCGGTGCCGCAGAGGTATTTCCCATTTTCCAGGATAAATGTTGCGGCTGCAAACTCATTATTTTTCCATTTCTTAAAAGCCTCAAGATCCAGCTCCACCCCATCCACAAAATTCACGTCTACATGGATCTTATCCAGTACCTGGCCGTTATAGGTCTCATCAGCGGCAATCAGTCCGTGCGAGACAAACTCATTGGTACCATTGATCCGGTATACAAAGCGGCTGCTTCCCTGGATCATACCCTGGTTCACCAGGCGTTTAAATGGTTCGTCAAAACCGATGTACCCGAGATCATACAGGGCTTTTGTCCACATACGGCTGTACAGCAGGTGCCCCACAGCATGTTCGGTACCGCCGATATAAAGGTCTACCTGGTTCCAGTAATCGGTGGCCTGCCTGCCGGCGAATTCCTGATCGTTTTTGGGATCCATGTAACGGAGGAAGTACCAGCTGGATCCGGCATAACCGGGCATGGTATTGGTCTCCAGCTCACGGGCCACCCATTCGGGGATATTGGCCAGGGGGCCCTCTCCTTCCGGCCCGGGTTTGTAGCTGTCCACCTGTGGCAGTTCCAGCGGTAATGCAGCTGCGTCCAGCGGGTAAGCGGTACCTTTTTTCCATTGGATCGGAAAGGGCTCACCCCAGTAACGCTGGCGACTGAAAGCAGCATCGCGCATTTTATAATTTACTTTGCGGGTACCGATCCCTTTTTCTTGGATCGCTTTGATCACCGTTTCCATGGCTTCCCGCATGGGAACGCCATTCAAAAAACCGGAGTTTTCCAGTATGGCATCTTTGGTAGGATTTGCTTCTTCGCCATTAAAATGCGCACCGATGATGTTGGTGACAGGGATATTGAAATGCCCGGCGAACTTAAAATCACGCTCATCGCCGCAGGGGACAGCCATGATGGCTCCGGTGCCATAGCCGGCCAGTACGTACTCGCTGATCCAGATGGGGATCTCGCGGCCATCGAAGGGATTGATGGCATAAGCGCCTGTAAATACGCCCGTGATCTTTTTTTCCGCCATCCGTTCCCGTTCACTCCTGCTTTTTACATAAGCAATGTATTCGTCTACCGCCGCGGCCTGTCCGGGTGTTTTTATCTGGTCCACCAGGTCCAGCTCCGGCGCGATCACCATAAAATCCACACCAAATATGGTATCCGGGCGGGTGGTGTATACTCTTATTTGAGATTTGAGATCTGAGATCTGGGATTTGATGTCAAAATCAATTTCTGCGCCGCTGGACTTCCCGATCCAGTTGCTTTGCATTTCTTTCATTGCTTCGCTGAAGTCGACCTGCTGTAGGCCTTCCAGCAGGCGATCCGCATATTCCGTAATGCGCAGGTACCACTGGCGCAGTTTCTTTTTTATTACAGGATAGCCTCCGCGTTCACTTACACCATTCACCACTTCATCATTTGCCAGAACGGTGCCCAGGGCTTCACACCAGTTCACTTCCCCGTAACCGCAGTAGGCCAGGCGGTATTCCATCAATAAGGCCTGTTGGGTGGTTTCATCAAACGCATTCCATTCTTCTGCGGTGAACCGTTGAGAACCGAGACCCGGGATTTGAAATTTTTCGTTGGGAACCGGGTGATTCCTGTTTCCTTCCTGCTGAAAAAGTTCAACAAGCTGCCGGATGCCTTCTGCTTTCTGTGTTTTACGGTTGAACCAGCTTTCAAACAATTGCAGGAAGATCCATTGGGTCCATTTATAATACCCCGGGTCGCTGGTGCGCACCTCCCGGCTCCAGTCGAAGCAAAAACCGATATTATCCAGTTGGTTTCTGAAAGTAGTAATATTTTTTTCGGTTGAGACAGCCGGATGAATGCCGTTTTCAATGGCATATTGTTCGGCCGGAAGGCCAAAGGCGTCATATCCCATAGGGTGCAGCACATTAAATCCTTTCAACCGTTTGTACCGTGCATAAATATCGCTGGCAATATAGCCCAGGGGGTGTCCCACATGTAACCCTGCCCCGCTGGGATAAGGGAACATATCCAGTACATAATATTTGGGTTTATCACTTTTATTGGAAACCGTGTAGGTGCTGTTCTCAGCCCAGTAGCGCTGCCATTTTTTCTCTATTCCGTTAAAATTATACTCCATAATGCTGTATTGATCCGGTCCCTTCCTTAGCGTTTGAAAAGGATTTTTGTGCTTCATTTTCAACAAAAAATCAGGAAACCTGGCTTGGGGGGCAAATTTAAGCAATGTATGCTCAAAAAAGCAGGTCCGGGCGGTATTTTGAAGGCAAATGAAGCCACGGATCCGCAGATAAAGGCGGACTACAGGAAAACAATGATGTGGCCGGATTCAGGTGGCCGCAAATAAAAGCAATCACCAGGGCATCCGCTACCGGTCTGGGTGCAACCGGCGCTGAGCGGGCAGGGTCTGCGGAAGCCCTTCGATGCCCGGGCAGTATAACCGGTCACCTGTAGATCGTATTTGGTAAAAAATGAATAAATGTACCCCCATTTGGTTGTTCCCACCGGGCCATTTCTCATAATTACTTATATTGCAGTCCAAAAATCGACAGACAATGGCTACATCAAACAGCAATACTCCTTCCATGTTTTCAAAGTCCAATTATATGTGGATGCTTATCGGAGCTGTGGTAATGGCGTTGGGTATGTTTTTAATGTCGGGCGGAAAAAGCGACGACCCGCATGTGTTCGACAAGAACGCGGTCTACAGTGCTACCCGCATTACTGTTGCACCGATACTTATTTTTATCGGCCTGGCCATTGAGATCTATGCCATTTTTAAAAAATCATCGACGGAAAAAAACTAAGCGTTTTTCAATAAAAGAAATTTAAGGCGGCTACTTTTGTGTCGCCTTATTTTTTAAAAGCACTTTATGAGTATAATTCAGGCCATCATTATCGCAATTGTTGAAGGTATTACAGAGTACCTGCCCATTTCTTCCACCGGGCATATGATCATCGCCAGTTCGTTTATGGGCATCGAAAAAGAAGAGTTTACCAAATTGTTTGAGGTCTCCATACAGCTGGGCGCTATCCTGGCCGTGGTGGTACTGTACTGGCGCCGGTTCTTTCCTTCAAAAGCGGAAGGCGGCATTAACTGGACCTTTTATCTTAAACTTATCGCCGGTGTTATCCCTGCACTGGTATTGGGGTATTTATTCTCTGATAA includes:
- a CDS encoding DUF4488 domain-containing protein, coding for MKKRFFLIPGMALLLMALAPQPQNPLLGIWELQMEGASTGLLKQFNADGTTINIGLGDEGFGISLEGTYELRPSGRYVEKTIRSSFGEQNGTQKLVQYRLAGDSLLHLSYKVEGKSFTEEYKKLKLIGGQ
- the leuS gene encoding leucine--tRNA ligase codes for the protein MKHKNPFQTLRKGPDQYSIMEYNFNGIEKKWQRYWAENSTYTVSNKSDKPKYYVLDMFPYPSGAGLHVGHPLGYIASDIYARYKRLKGFNVLHPMGYDAFGLPAEQYAIENGIHPAVSTEKNITTFRNQLDNIGFCFDWSREVRTSDPGYYKWTQWIFLQLFESWFNRKTQKAEGIRQLVELFQQEGNRNHPVPNEKFQIPGLGSQRFTAEEWNAFDETTQQALLMEYRLAYCGYGEVNWCEALGTVLANDEVVNGVSERGGYPVIKKKLRQWYLRITEYADRLLEGLQQVDFSEAMKEMQSNWIGKSSGAEIDFDIKSQISDLKSQIRVYTTRPDTIFGVDFMVIAPELDLVDQIKTPGQAAAVDEYIAYVKSRSERERMAEKKITGVFTGAYAINPFDGREIPIWISEYVLAGYGTGAIMAVPCGDERDFKFAGHFNIPVTNIIGAHFNGEEANPTKDAILENSGFLNGVPMREAMETVIKAIQEKGIGTRKVNYKMRDAAFSRQRYWGEPFPIQWKKGTAYPLDAAALPLELPQVDSYKPGPEGEGPLANIPEWVARELETNTMPGYAGSSWYFLRYMDPKNDQEFAGRQATDYWNQVDLYIGGTEHAVGHLLYSRMWTKALYDLGYIGFDEPFKRLVNQGMIQGSSRFVYRINGTNEFVSHGLIAADETYNGQVLDKIHVDVNFVDGVELDLEAFKKWKNNEFAAATFILENGKYLCGTETEKMSKTKFNTVNPDDLVVKYGADTFRMYEMFLGPVEMSKPWDTKGIEGVHRFLKKLWRLFYKEQADGSFAAVWTDEAPTAAELKALHKSIKKIEDDNERFSFNTGVSAFMILVNELTDLKCHKKQVLEPMLIMLSSYAPHVAEELWQALGNRSSILDAAFPVFEEKYIRESDKEYPISINGKMRTTMILSLEASQQEVEQLVLGNETVQKWVEGKTPKKIIYVKNKMVNIVI
- a CDS encoding DUF3098 domain-containing protein, which translates into the protein MATSNSNTPSMFSKSNYMWMLIGAVVMALGMFLMSGGKSDDPHVFDKNAVYSATRITVAPILIFIGLAIEIYAIFKKSSTEKN